One Ricinus communis isolate WT05 ecotype wild-type chromosome 1, ASM1957865v1, whole genome shotgun sequence DNA window includes the following coding sequences:
- the LOC125369433 gene encoding uncharacterized protein LOC125369433 isoform X1: MLGKKTTGTTGSEEGSALAIPEAQVSSRTSQNQHAEDKSNLHCDYCGRSHHIQEKCWKLHGKPSNGRAKKSYEQNMLAANEAGSSPFSKEQLNQLLKLLKSCPSSNAPIGSMAQTGSNPLALSVLGRTTPWIIDSGASDHMTSCSSEDKSNLHCDYCGRSHHTQEKCWKLHGKPSNGRAKKSYEQNMLAANEAGSSPFSKEQLNQLLKLLKSCPSSNAPIGSMAQTGSNPLALSVLGRTTPWIIDSGASDHMTSCS, from the coding sequence ATGTTGGGAAAGAAGACAACAGGTACAACCGGGTCTGAAGAAGGATCAGCCTTGGCCATTCCTGAAGCTCAAGTAAGCAGTAGAACTTCCCAAAACCAGCATGCAGAAGACAAAAGCAACTTGCACTGTGATTACTGCGGAAGGTCGCACCATATCCAAGAAAAATGTTGGAAGTTGCATGGCAAACCATCTAATGGTAGGGCAAAGAAATCTTATGAGCAAAACATGCTTGCAGCAAATGAGGCCGGGTCATCTCCATTTAGTAAAGAGCAATTAAATCAACTTCTTAAACTACTGAAATCCTGCCCATCATCTAATGCTCCTATCGGATCTATGGCACAAACAGGTAGCAATCCTTTGGCACTTTCTGTTCTTGGAAGAACCACCCCTTGGATCATAGATTCAGGGGCCTCCGATCATATGACAAGCTGTTCCTCAGAAGACAAAAGCAACTTGCACTGTGACTACTGCGGAAGGTCGCACCATACCCAAGAAAAATGTTGGAAGTTGCATGGCAAACCATCTAATGGTAGGGCAAAGAAATCTTATGAGCAAAACATGCTTGCAGCAAATGAGGCCGGGTCATCTCCATTTAGTAAAGAGCAATTAAATCAACTTCTTAAACTACTGAAATCCTGCCCATCATCTAATGCTCCTATCGGATCTATGGCACAAACAGGTAGCAATCCTTTGGCACTTTCTGTTCTTGGAAGAACCACCCCTTGGATCATAGATTCAGGGGCCTCCGATCATATGACAAGCTGTTCCTAA
- the LOC125369433 gene encoding uncharacterized protein LOC125369433 isoform X2: MLGKKTTGTTGSEEGSALAIPEAQVSSRTSQNQHAEDKSNLHCDYCGRSHHIQEKCWKLHGKPSNGRAKKSYEQNMLAANEAGSSPFSKEQLNQLLKLLKSCPSSNAPIGSMAQTGSNPLALSVLGRTTPWIIDSGASDHMTSCSSEDKSNLHCDYCGRSHHTQEKCWKLHGKPSNGRAKKSYEQNMLAANEAGSSPFSKEQLNQLLKLLKSCPSSNAPIGSMAQTGLELGEDDWNS, encoded by the exons ATGTTGGGAAAGAAGACAACAGGTACAACCGGGTCTGAAGAAGGATCAGCCTTGGCCATTCCTGAAGCTCAAGTAAGCAGTAGAACTTCCCAAAACCAGCATGCAGAAGACAAAAGCAACTTGCACTGTGATTACTGCGGAAGGTCGCACCATATCCAAGAAAAATGTTGGAAGTTGCATGGCAAACCATCTAATGGTAGGGCAAAGAAATCTTATGAGCAAAACATGCTTGCAGCAAATGAGGCCGGGTCATCTCCATTTAGTAAAGAGCAATTAAATCAACTTCTTAAACTACTGAAATCCTGCCCATCATCTAATGCTCCTATCGGATCTATGGCACAAACAGGTAGCAATCCTTTGGCACTTTCTGTTCTTGGAAGAACCACCCCTTGGATCATAGATTCAGGGGCCTCCGATCATATGACAAGCTGTTCCTCAGAAGACAAAAGCAACTTGCACTGTGACTACTGCGGAAGGTCGCACCATACCCAAGAAAAATGTTGGAAGTTGCATGGCAAACCATCTAATGGTAGGGCAAAGAAATCTTATGAGCAAAACATGCTTGCAGCAAATGAGGCCGGGTCATCTCCATTTAGTAAAGAGCAATTAAATCAACTTCTTAAACTACTGAAATCCTGCCCATCATCTAATGCTCCTATCGGATCTATGGCACAAACAG GACTTGAACTCGGGGAAGACGATTGGAACAGCTAG